Sequence from the Maribellus comscasis genome:
CGTCAGAAATCGAGCCATCAACAGAAATGGTATTCCAGTGTTTTTTGTTCATGTGGTATCCCGGTATGATTGCAGGATATTCTTCACGAAGTTCAATGTTTTTTTCAGGGTCGTTTTTGACACTTACCGATAAGTCACCTTCTAAACTGGTGAGACAAAACATCTTGCCACCTACTTTAAAAACCAAAGTAGTTTCACCAAAGGGAAATTCTTCGGATACGCCTTTTAATGAAAGGCAATACTCCCGTAACTCCTCAATATTCATGTTTGTAAAATTAAAATTACGGGTTAAAAGTAATTTTTTCCTTTTGAAATCAAAATTTAAAGCGTAGGATAAAAAGCATCTTTAAAATGTTCCAGCTCATACCGCTGATTAAAGAAAATAATCGTAACAACATCAAAGCGGGTTTCCCAATCAATATCTTTTTCGAGGATATATGCATCGGCGGCCTCAACAATACGTTTCATTTTCGAGTTGGTAACAGCTTCCGACGGGTGTTCGTAACGGATGCCATTGCGCGATTTTACTTCTACAATAACCAGCTGTTCACCATCACGGGCAATAATATCAAGTTCCAAATGTCCGTAATGCCAGTTTTTATCCAAAATCGTGTAGCCCAGTTTTACCAAATACTGTTCTGCAATTCCTTCAGCTTTTTCTCCTATTTCACGTTGCGAAACCATTTGTTCAAACTTGGGTATTTAAAGAAGTTTTAATGTTGAATTTACAGAAGAAACATCAAGTTGCCAGGTTTTTTCAAAAGCGAGCGCCAGATTTTTTTTGTCGTGGCCCGCTTGAAATCCGAATGCAACGGGATATTCAAATTCCTGAACAGCTTCAGAAATAATTTCATGAATATTTTTCCCAAATGGCGATTCGTTGTCTTTCATATCCGTAAAATCACCCAGAATCAGCCCGGCGAGCTTATCCAGTTTACCAGCGAGCTTAAGTTGGTGCATCATCCGGTCGGAGTGATATAAAAATTCATCAATGTCTTCGAGGAAAAGAATTTTGCCATCGGTTTCCAATTCATATTTCGTACCCTGTAAGCTGGAAATAATCGAAAGGTTTCCACCGACCAATTTTGCTTCAACTTTTCCTTCCTTGTTATGTTCCCAGTTTTTGAATGAGTATGCAACTTTTTCACCCGACAGGATTTTCATGAGCGAATTCAGATTTGCGGCAGGTTCTCCGTTTTCATCAAAATAGTAACGCGGCATTGCTCCATGTATCGTTGCAAAACCTGATTTATTAAGGCAGGAATGTAAAATCGTAATATCGCTAAAACCTACCAGCCACTTGGGTTTTTTTTGAAAATTTTCAAAATTCAGTTTGTCAATAATTCTTACAGTCCCGTAGCCACCGCGGGAACACAACACTACGTCGGTTTCCGCATCATCAAAAGCATTTTGCAAATCCTCCAAACGTTGTGAATCCGTGCCTGCGAACTGAAAATGTTGGGAAAAAGCATGTTCACCAATTTCAACTTTATACCCTTGTTTTTGAAACCATTCAACAGCAGGAAGCACGTATTTTTTATCGATTTTACCGGCCGGTGAAACTATCCGGATTTTTGAACCTGGTTTTATGTAGGGTGGTGTTTTCATTGGTTTTCGAGAAAAAAGGAAAGTTACAAAATTGAAATGCCGAAATGAAATTTACCCCATCAAAACCTCGTACAACTCTTCAACGGTTTCAACATAGTAATCGGGATTGGCATTTTTTAAATCTTCCTCTTTGCCAAAACCATATGCTACAGCAACCGTTGTAAGTCCCTTTGCTTTCCCTCCTTCAATGTCATAAACCGTGTCGCCAACCATAGCAACATTTAGGAAAGGTTTAATCCGGTGTACCGTTAAAATGTCAGAGATGATTGATGTTTTGTTTGCGCTGTGCCC
This genomic interval carries:
- a CDS encoding S66 peptidase family protein, whose amino-acid sequence is MKTPPYIKPGSKIRIVSPAGKIDKKYVLPAVEWFQKQGYKVEIGEHAFSQHFQFAGTDSQRLEDLQNAFDDAETDVVLCSRGGYGTVRIIDKLNFENFQKKPKWLVGFSDITILHSCLNKSGFATIHGAMPRYYFDENGEPAANLNSLMKILSGEKVAYSFKNWEHNKEGKVEAKLVGGNLSIISSLQGTKYELETDGKILFLEDIDEFLYHSDRMMHQLKLAGKLDKLAGLILGDFTDMKDNESPFGKNIHEIISEAVQEFEYPVAFGFQAGHDKKNLALAFEKTWQLDVSSVNSTLKLL
- a CDS encoding MmcQ/YjbR family DNA-binding protein, with translation MNIEELREYCLSLKGVSEEFPFGETTLVFKVGGKMFCLTSLEGDLSVSVKNDPEKNIELREEYPAIIPGYHMNKKHWNTISVDGSISDDMIKNFVDESYDLIVMGLTRKQQQELKNS
- a CDS encoding YraN family protein, producing MVSQREIGEKAEGIAEQYLVKLGYTILDKNWHYGHLELDIIARDGEQLVIVEVKSRNGIRYEHPSEAVTNSKMKRIVEAADAYILEKDIDWETRFDVVTIIFFNQRYELEHFKDAFYPTL